A region from the Rhizoctonia solani chromosome 13, complete sequence genome encodes:
- a CDS encoding RNA pseudouridine synthase, which produces MSDGEEAKPPNPLAPNDLQDVVSKTSRKPGAEHFTPGLKRVPMYWHPYRTMAKQRWWGREILELVSTEFRDRSIEYYRYALESGVVTVNGVVAKPGTIIKNGDRIENMVHRHEIPVTSTPVKILHRDDEHGFIVIDKPGSIPVHATGRYFKNSLVEILKRDFGIPIPYTVNRLDRLTSGCMIIALTAERARLLCNEFIAGVVRKEYIARCLGEFPEEQVVVEQPLLCVDRQMGLNIVHPEGKHAKTIFNRLFYDPVSNTSVLHCQPLTGRSHQIRVHLQFIGHSIANDPVYQNVRVWGPRGGKGGISVIPSEERQAPQPPTNSQFKLPDILPETSDKASMDRVAGALANIAIEQDTTPLPTPASRTPTPGTGTPLPRETGNDIGMSSPVPLSSEAVGIITRLRNEKDESEDWGRWRDVIFRAKKALNPVVEREWERIKEDGANANTSDRVKEMASFAEEQPQSEDKLPDEVAVAEDGSLYCTECYLPLRPDPKPESLYIFLHALRYTTSQWSFETEMPFWAHEGWIWSRPEETQS; this is translated from the exons ATGTCagatggagaagaggccaAGCCACCCAATCCTCTCGCTCCCAACGATCTGCAGGATGTAGTGAGCAAGACATCTAGGAAGCCAGGAGCAGAGCATTTTACGCCTGGATTGAAACGTGTGCCGATGTATTGGCATCCGTATCGAACAATGGCCAAACAACGTTGGTGGGGTCGAGAGATTCTGGAATTGGTGTCAACCGAGTTTAGAGACCGGAGTATTGAGTATTAT AGATATGCTCTCGAATCAGGAGTTGTCACCGTAAACGGTGTTGTAGCCAAGCCTGGGACAATTATCAAGAATGGAGATCGCATTGA GAATATGGTGCATCGACATGAGATTCCCGTGACTTCTACGCCCGTGAAGATTCTTCACAGGGATGATGAGCATGGCTTTATTGTGATAGATAAACCTGGAAGTATT CCTGTACATGCCACGGGCAGATACTTCAAGAATAGCCTTGTCGAGATCCTCAAACGAGACTTCGGTATTCCCATCCCATATA CTGTGAACAGACTTGATAGGCTTACATCAGGATGTATGATCATTGCGCTCACGGCTGAAAGGGCCCGACTGCTCTGCAATGAGTTTATTGCCGGAGTCGTACGAAAAGAATATATAGCAAGATGTTTGGGAGAGTTTCCTGA GGAGCAAGTTGTAGTCGAGCAACCGCTGTTGTGCGTAGATCGACAGATGGGCTTGAATATTGTGCACCCCGAGGGCAAG CACGCCAAAACAATATTCAACAGGCTGTTCTACGACCCAGTATCGAATACAAGTGTGCTGCACTGCCAACCACTTACCGGACGGT CTCACCAGATTCGAGTTCACCTGCAATTTATCGGACACTCTATTGCTAATGATCCTGTCTATCAGAACGTACGGGTATGG GGCCCGAGAGGAGGGAAAGGCGGTATATCCGTAATTCCTTCGGAAGAAAGGCAGGCCCCTCAACCACCAACAAACAGTCAATTCAAATTGCCAGACATTTTACCCGAGACCTCCGACAAAGCTAGTATGGATCGAGTCGCTGGTGCATTGGCCAACATAGCGATCGAGCAGGATACTACGCCCTTGCCAACACCTGCGAGTAGGACACCAACACCTGGTACCGGGACCCCTCTGCCTCGAGAGACTGGGAATGATATCGGAATGTCGTCCCCAGTGCCTTTATCATCAGAAGCAGTGGGTATCATTACCAGGctaagaaatgaaaaagacgAGAGCGAGGATTGGGGACGGTGGAGGGACGTGATCTTCCGGGCCAAAAAGGCACTGAATCCTGTCGTCGAACGGGAATGGGAGCGGATTAAAGAAGACGGAGCGAATGCAAATACGTCTGATCGAGTAAAGGAAATGGCATCGTTTGCGGAAGAACAACCTCAATCCGAAGACAAGCTCCCAGACGAGGTCGCTGTCGCAGAGGATGGCTCGTTATATTGCACCGAATGTTACCTTCCACTTCGACCGGACCCCAAACCTGAGTCCCTTTACATTTTCTTACACGCACTAAG ATACACGACATCACAGTGGTCATTTGAGACGGAAATGCCGTTTTGGGCGCACGAAGGCTGGATTTGGAGCCGACCAGAAGAGACCCAGAGTTGA
- a CDS encoding cell division control protein: MANLTLYSTTAFIILDTDGNRVLGKYYKPRHAPLLGSDTGGKSFSTLKEQREIILYEGYLAVYKHSLDVIFYVISPASENELMTHSALVGFTDALSLLLRGQVEKRAILENLDLTLLALDETIDDGIIIETEGPVIASRVSRPRADVSEIVINEQTIMSALHTVRDRAMSTRRPASTTSLSRYARPDSPDESDRALDFCNSFWGPNDVGVDVLFARMRGAVRTAEEMRAFWRERALIEEDYAKRLAKLAKTALGRDEIGELRNSFDAVRLETDRQANSHMELSQQIRRDLEQPIADFIARQAAFKKSVQGPVEKLYKTKQTQENHVNRTREKYESDCIKINAFTGQSALVQGRELDKLHLKLEKLQETVKINEREFGNFVRALSDTTRKWDGEWKTFCDQCQDLEDERIEFMKDNMWNYANSISTVCVSDDESCEKIRIALESIDIEREIEYFVRHYGTGHDIPNPPQVISYQGHDGTPYRQTTRPADFVRNSSRPMPVRSAPPPPPEVEEEVGPGNAGVGAGGRRGRAESISAGDGRTSRATSRVRRDSMASQAAVSMNGHGPPPSQTPQPGTTGRSSTAPTPAPHAPAMQPPPHAGSVPLPGMANSAAFRQVKPQQTQQGMPPGIPAQERTQLRIGSNAYDVDPNADPQNVSHMGTKSAHSISRPPTSVGDAADPLAQQLENLRNGGPTRNPTRRGTTETPGPPYSPTQNRQGHPGATPSRAGSALQAPPGAFTAAEHAKAQNQALNRDYQSSADRIVGAHPSSRPVSPAAASPTAEFMRPRGQSFGGGQTPGPVEDIHSRYGQALPNERRLSRAGSHMAPPAGQPPARSPSPAREGYAGIGTRRSTSPQPPQQSNRMSTPNIPPQHYSQQQQQPPQQQPPQSVHRNSGIFPPQQQQPSVGRATSPSPYGIALDASGQVTQDSMAEAYRQAYSQGQAPTPHQQMPPQQPQMPPPQQMHQQQYYGQQSGYGAPTPTPNHPQAGMYGSTASPAPPTSYGQAPAQQQQAPQRQHSVYQQYPNGQPQQSPYSPAPPSGGYYPGQQQQQAQYGQAAYVQPPQQQQHQPTSNAPPQQQQQPVMTRTPSPLPPQGNVQQQGAPPTGQYLDDGSGVLFYVRAMYNYTATIDEEFDFQEGDIIAVTSTPEDGWWHGVLLDDTRRVPGRTVFPSNFVTLF, translated from the exons ATG GCCAACCTCACGCTCTACTCTACTACCGCATTCATAATTTTAGATACAGATGGCAACCGAGTACTAGGCAAATATTACAAGCCAAGACATGCGCCTTTACTGGGGTCAGACACTGGCGGAAAGAGTTTCTCTACACTCAAGGAGCAAC GGGAGATTATCCTATACGAGGGGTATTTAGCAGTATACAAACATTCCCTTGACGTGATATTCTACGTGATATCACCAGCATCCGAGAATGAACTGATGACCCACTCGGCACTTGTTGGTTTCACGGACGCATTATCTCTCTTGTTACGAGGGCAGGTGGAGAAGCGTGCCATCTTGGAGAACCTAGACCTGACGCTCCTCGCGCTAGACGAGACAATAGACGATGG GATCATCATTGAAACTGAAGGCCCAGTAATTGCATCACGAGTTAGCCGACCTCGGGCAGACGTATCAGAGATAGTCATCAACGAACAAACCATTATGAGTGCCCTACACACTGTGCGGGATCGG GCGATGTCTACGCGTCGTCCTGCTAGCACTACCTCGCTCTCACGATATGCTCGGCCCGACTCACCAGACGAATCGGACCGAGCGCTTGATTTCTGCAACTCGTTCTGGGGTCCCAACGATGTAGGTGTTGATGTTTTGTTTGCGCGAATGCGAGGAGCCGTCAGAACTGCCGAGGAGATGCGTGCATTCTGGAGGGAACG AGCACTCATAGAGGAGGACTATGCTAAGAGACTGGCTAAACTTGCTAAAACAGCATTGGGCAGGGATGAAATCGG CGAACTACGTAACTCCTTTGATGCCGTGCGGCTTGAGACCGACAGACAAGCAAACTCTCATATGGAACTATCTCAACAAATCAGAAGGGATTTGGAGCAACCTATTGCGGATTTCATCGCAAGGCAGGCTGCCTTCAAGAAGAGT GTTCAAGGTCCTGTGGAAAAGCTGTATAAGACTAAGCAGACCCAAGAAAACCACGTGAACCGAACTCGAGAGAAATACGAGAGTGATTGTATCAAAATCAACGCCTTCACTGGACAGTCGGCACTTGTGCAAGGTCGTGAACTCGATAAGCTCCACTTGAAACTTGAGAAGCTTCAAGAAACAGTCAAAATAAACGAGCGAGAATTTGGTAACTTTGTTCGTGCTCTCAGCGATACTACTCGCAAGTGGGATGGGGAATGGAAAACCTTTTGTGAC CAATGTCAAGACCTAGAAGACGAGCGTATCGAGTTTATGAAAGATAACATGTGGAACTACGCCAACAGTATTTCCACCGTTTGCGTGTCTGATGATGAGTCGTGCGAGAAAATCAGGATTGCTCTGGAGTCAATTGACATCGAGAGGGAAATTGAGTACTTTGTCCGTCATTACGGCACCGGCCATGATATCCCGAACCCGCCACAGGTCATCTCATACCAGGGCCACGACGGTACTCCTTATCGACAAACCACTCGCCCAGCTGATTTCGTTCGTAACTCATCACGTCCTATGCCTGTGCGATctgctcctccacctcctccagAGGTAGAAGAAGAGGTGGGTCCAGGCAATGCTGGTGTTGGGGCTGGAGGAAGACGTGGGCGCGCCGAGAGCATCTCAGCTGGCGATGGACGTACGAGCAGAGCAACTTCTCGCGTACGCCGAGATTCAATGGCGTCTCAGGCTGCTGTTAGTATGAACGGACATGGTCCTCCACCTTCGCAAACACCGCAACCTGGAACAACAGGACGCTCATCAACTGCacccactcctgctcctcaTGCGCCTGCCATGCAGCCACCTCCCCATGCAGGGTCTGTCCCACTGCCCGGAATGGCGAATTCTGCAGCTTTTCGACAAGTAAAACCCCAACAGACCCAGCAAGGCATGCCTCCGGGTATTCCAGCTCAAGAAAGAACCCAACTTAGGATTGGCTCGAATGCCTACGATGTCGACCCGAATGCTGATCCACAAAACGTTAGCCACATGGGCACTAAATCTGCTCACTCTATATCCCGCCCGCCTACTTCTGTTGGGGACGCCGCTGACCCTCTTGCACAACAACTCGAAAACTTGCGTAACGGTGGTCCGACTCGTAATCCTACGAGGAGAGGCACGACGGAAACGCCAGGACCTCCTTATTCCCCAACACAGAATCGACAAGGACATCCTGGAGCAACTCCTAGTCGTGCGGGAAGTGCACTCCAAGCGCCCCCTGGAGCATTCACAGCGGCAGAGCATGCCAAGGCCCAAAACCAAGCTCTCAACCGAGACTATCAATCTTCGGCCGACCGGATTGTCGGTGCTCACCCATCGTCTCGACCGGTCAGTCCGGCGGCTGCGAGTCCAACAGCCGAATTTATGCGTCCTCGCGGACAGAGCTTCGGGGGAGGTCAAACACCTGGGCCTGTCGAAGATATCCATTCACGATATGGTCAGGCCCTCCCTAATGAGCGCAGGTTGAGTCGCGCTGGTAGCCATATGGCACCCCCTGCTGGACAGCCACCTGCCCGGTCGCCCAGTCCTGCACGTGAAGGTTATGCAGGAATTGGTACCCGTCGAAGCACTAGTCCCCAGCCACCGCAACAGAGTAACAGAATGTCTACTCCAAATATTCCACCTCAACACTATtctcaacagcaacagcagcccCCGCAACAGCAGCCTCCCCAATCTGTCCATAGGAATTCCGGAATCTTCCCACCTCAGCAACAACAGCCATCGGTAGGACGGGCGACGAGTCCTTCTCCATACGGTATCGCGCTGGATGCCTCGGGACAAGTTACTCAGGACTCAATGGCCGAGGCTTACCgccaagcatacagccagggGCAGGCACCGACCCCACATCAACAAATGCCGCCTCAGCAACCCCAAATGCCGCCGCCTCAGCAGATGCACCAGCAACAGTACTATGGTCAGCAGTCAGGATATGGGGCACCAACGCCTACTCCGAATCATCCTCAAGCGGGGATGTATGGTAGCACAGCCTCACCTGCTCCTCCCACTTCATACGGGCAAGCTCCGGCCCAACAACAACAGGCTCCTCAGCGGCAACACTCAGTGTACCAGCAATATCCTAACGGACAGCCTCAACAGTCGCCGTACTCTCCTGCTCCACCTAGCGGTGGCTATTACCCCggccaacagcagcaacaggcTCAGTATGGCCAAGCTGCGTACGTCCAGCCAcctcagcaacagcagcatcAGCCCACCTCCAATGCTCCACctcaacaacagcaacagcctGTAATGACGAGAACCCCGTCGCCGCTTCCTCCGCAAGGGAACGTACAGCAGCAGGGAGCACCCCCGACTGGCCAATACTTGGACGATGGCAGTGGTGTTCTGTTTTATG TTAGAGCGATGTACAATTACACAGCAACCATTGACGAAGAGTTCGACTTCCAGGAAGGCGATATTATTGCTGTGACATCCACACCCGAAGATGGCTGGTGGCACGGCGTACTTCTCGACGATACGCGTCGTGTTCCTGGTCGCACAGTATTCCCCAGCAACTTTGTCACCCTTTTTTAA
- a CDS encoding CFEM domain protein, with the protein MQYLTFAIASAFALAFGASAQMPNVPQCLMKCFDDSAKTAGCSSSMDLQCVCTNEEFTKAAITCVLMQCNAEEQNTASTLSQQFCGSLAGNSTSTVSGTATGTSTSAPAASSSAGSGTNAGFVESANVGLLVAGLGMTLFSL; encoded by the exons ATGCAGTACCTGACTTTTGCAATCGCCTCTGCTTTCGCTCTCGCTTTTGGTGCTTCTGCTCAAATGCCAAACGTCCCTCAGTGCTTGATGAAGTGCTTTGACGACTCTGCGAAGACCGCTGGCTGTAGCAGCAG TATGGATTTGCAGTGTGTATGCACCAACGAAGAATTCACCAAGGCTGCGATAACATGTGTTTTAATGCAATGCAACGCTGAGGAGCAAAATACCGCATCAACCTTGAGCCAACAGTTCTGTGGTTCAC TTGCAGGCAATTCCACCTCCACTGTTTCAGGCACCGCGACAGGAACTAGCACGTCGGCGCCGGCAGCCAGTAGTAGCGCTGGTTCCGGCACGAACGCCGGGTTTGTTGAGAGTGCAAACGTGGGACTGCTGGTTGCAGGCTTAGGAATGACTTTATTTTCTTTGTAA
- a CDS encoding cytochrome P450 family protein, protein MLSYSEIGLVATAIGSSWYIYHKTRGAKGRLPPSPSGSYPFIGHALVLPNEREHLVYNKWCKELHSDIISLTAAGQTIVVLDSVETATDLLDRRSRIYSDRPQLRVISDPDLFDWGNNTGSAPYGPRWKKQRRITHELLKPSANAHNFELFEKETYAMLKRLAVDPKEFGNEIRRTVAGEILLTVYGYTVEGIDDRLVRDNVTAIENFTFAAIPGNFMVNFLPWLKYVPEWLPGTQWKRNLKEWRRLKDRISVMPYNWTKAQIASGSATHSMVKVHLASIESNPQLDRAEEEDHLLWATSTIFSAAADTTHTTLMWFVLLMVQHPEIQARAQEEIDRVTNSERLPKISDRDLMPYVQAIVQEVLRWQPPVPLGFPHASTEDDEYRGYFIPKASIMITNIWAMTRDESVYASPERFDPTRFLDPNTPRAPVFGFGRRSCPGNHYAEASLFIMFASLLATFNIRPKTNPVTGEEEMPKVKATFNAIVSYIEPFECSIKPRSNVYKELIDSA, encoded by the exons ATGTTGTCTTACTCTGAAATCGGATTGGTCGCTACAGCCATTGGCTCTAGTTGGTATATCTACCACAAAACTCGAGGGGCAAAAGGGCGACTGCCTCCCTCTCCTTCTGGATCTTATCCGTTCATCGGACATGCACTTGTACTGCCGAACGAACGGGAACACCTTGTGTACAATAAATGGTGCAAAGAGTTGCACA GTGATATAATATCGTTGACCGCAGCTGGGCAGACTATCGTTGTCTTGGACTCAGTGGAAACAGCAACGGACCTACTAGACCGGCGGTCAAGGATATACTCAGACCGTCCTCAACTCCGAGTCATCTCCGACCCTGACTT GTTCGATTGGGGAAACAACACTGGCTCAGCCCCCTACGGACCCCGGTGGAAGAAACAAAGACGAATAACCCATGAATTACTTAAACCGTCTGCCAACGCGCATAATTTTGAACTGTTCGAGAAAGAGACTTATGCCATGCTTAAAAGGTTAGCCGTAGATCCGAAGGAATTTGGAAATGAAATACGTCG AACCGTTGCGGGTGAGATCCTACTTACCGTTTATGGCTATACCGTGGAGGGCATCGACGACCGCCTCGTTCGAGACAACGTTACCGCAATCGAGAACTTCACATTCGCAGCCATCCCTGGAA ATTTTATGGTCAATTTTCTTCCGTGGCTCAAATACGTGCCTGAATGGCTCCCTGGTACTCAATGGAAAAGAAACCTCAAAGAGTGGAGGAGGCTTAAGGATCGTATCAGTGTGATGCCATATAATTGGACAAAAGCCCAGATT GCGTCTGGTTCTGCAACCCATTCCATGGTTAAGGTACACTTGGCATCCATTGAAAGTAATCCACAATTAGACCgcgccgaggaagaagatcaTCTCTTGTGGGCTACTTCGACAATCTTCAGCG CGGCAGCAGATACT ACACACACTACGCTCATGTGGTTCGTTCTTCTTATGGTACAACATCCGGAGATCCAAGCCCGAGCTCAGGAAGAAATCGACAGAGTGACCAATTCTGAACGACTGCCAAAAATTTCTGATAGAGATTTGATGCCATATGTCCAAGCCATTGTGCAAGAAGTCTTGCGTTGGCAACCTCCCGTTCCACTAG GTTTCCCGCATGCCTCAACTGAAGATGATGAATATCGAGGTTACTTCATTCCCAAAGCATCAATTAT GATCACCAATATATG GGCCATGACCCGTGACGAGTCAGTATATGCGTCTCCAGAACGATTTGATCCTACTAGATTTCTGGATCCTAATACTCCAAGGGCGCCTGTGTTTGGATTTGGGCGCCG ATCCTGTCCAGGTAATCATTATGCTGAAGCCTCATTGTTCATCATGTTCGCCTCGCTGCTGGCGACATTCAACATTAGACCTAAAACCAACCCTGTCACTGGGGAAGAAGAGATGCCAAAGGTGAAGGCGACTTTTAATGCTATCGTGAG CTACATCGAACCGTTTGAATGCTCAATCAAACCTCGGTCCAACGTTTACAAGGAGCTAATTGATTCAGCCTGA
- a CDS encoding XPG domain protein gives MGVHGLTTFLRENRRVLSKQETFSNTPGISTRPLVIDGWSLIFALYNDSGLPWAYGGEYEGFATLVKNLASAWIAVGLEPYFVFDGPVPLAKTPTTLKRYTESGIQNSNIFFRTSASARSTPSFLASTRIIPPLLLETCLSALRALAASKEHVSLRPHILMADGEADPYCVSLAGKLENGLVLGLDSDFAVLSVEGYGGYIPLDEMTWSSTSDDIPIAQPEEDSDGFTAVQTKQRPKRKPSGLIPPASTGELSLSVAVYHPQSLASFLSLPSALLPLFSALVGNDFSNPQNTRKFFEHRSSPIERIWKVARSVSAAIKKSNSGVKEGGDAVLDVIQTAVSHLLIRPDTVASGEMETIVDQTVEAALECTIPAPSPLPASYCAVHAEGECPLSSLSPELLSAYREGNIHPRLVNAITTGIVFPKLFLEDPEQKACGAVCKTIWDWIWAVFTAGGHICFPATEDSGSTIGGTESRADDDSELISVVEEFTATDPSVSSESDGLASELKERLKGLVLGENASASTPSPEIKSIVQYARRGLKLDWIEKERISVFLRGTRSHTPMIIEAFEKGDIKVEKLLWICVIRCVVQSSPSLGGNSAAPAVVGKWRKSEARSFIGSLSFEPEPDSPFPPLDTRTIQRTAQLLYTFDASARLAEVLYLFGGEVGKAVRMFSGRAAHSQPQERVDEKAWELVCDEIEEDVWAHEPDKIKQKAKKKAKAGGRPAPASGKSMGFNVLASLGSE, from the exons ATGGGGGTACACGGTCTCACCACATTCCTTCGAGAAAACCGGCGCGTGTTGTCCAAACAGGAGACATTCTCAAATACACCGGGTATTAGCACAAGGCCGCTTGTAATTGATGGTTGGTC GTTGATTTTTGCTCTCTATAATGACTCAGGGCTTCCTTGGGCGTATGGGGGAGAATATGAAGGATTTGCCACGTTAGTAAAGAATTTGGCAAGTGCTTGGATTGCAGTCGGGTTGGAGCCCTATTTCGTCTTCGACG GTCCTGTACCGCTTGCCAAGACTCCGACAACTCTTAAACGATATACCGAATCTGGAATTCAAAACTCAAATATCTTCTTTCGTACCTCTGCCTCTGCAAGATCGACACCCAGCTTCCTAGCTTCGACGCGTATCATACCACCTCTCTTACTCGAGACATGTCTTTCTGCTTTGCGCGCACTTGCAGCCTCAAAGGAACATGTTTCTCTACGACCTCATATCCTCATGGCGGATGGAGAAGCCGATCCATACTGCGTATCTCTTGCTGGAAAGTTAGAAAACGGTCTGGTATTAGGGCTGGACTCGGACTTTGCGGTGTTAAGTGTTGAAGGATACGGTGGATACATTCCTCTCGACGAAATGACCTGGTCCTCTACCTCGGATGATATTCCAATAGCTCAGCCAGAAGAGGACAGCGACGGATTTACAGCCGTCCAAACCAAACAACGTCCCAAACGCAAACCGAGCGGCCTCATCCCACCCGCTTCTACTGGCGAACTAAGCCTAAGTGTAGCAGTTTATCACCCCCAAAGTCTTGCATCCTTCCTTAGTCTTCCATCGGCTCTTCTACCACTCTTCAGTGCCCTGGTGGGAAACGACTTTTCCAACCCTCAGAACACAAGAAAGTTCTTCGAGCACCGGTCCAGTCCTATAGAACGGATATGGAAAGTTGCTCGCTCCGTTTCTGCTGCAATAAAGAAATCAAATAGTGGGGTGAAGGAAGGGGGAGATGCAGTGCTCGATGTTATTCAGACGGCCGTGTCACACTTGCTTATTCGTCCGGATACAGTCGCAAGTGGGGAGATGGAAACAATCGTAGACCAGACGGTCGAGGCCGCTTTGGAGTGTACTATTCCTGCTCCTTCGCCTTTGCCCGCTTCTTATTGTGCGGTTCATGCGGAAGGCGAATGCCCACTCTCTTCCTTGTCCCCCGAACTACTGAGCGCGTATAGGGAGGGAAACATTCATCCTCGATTAGTGAATGCCATCACAACGGGAATAGTATTCCCCAAACTCTTTCTCGAGGATCCGGAGCAAAAGGCTTGCGGCGCTGTGTGCAAGACAATATGGGACTGGATATGGGCGGTTTTCACTGCCGGGGGTCATATATGCTTCCCAGCTACCGAGGACTCCGGTTCTACAATTGGTGGGACCGAATCTAGGGCTGATGATGATTCAGAATTGATCAGCGTTGTCGAGGAATTCACCGCCACGGATCCATCAGTTTCTTCCGAGTCCGATGGCCTGGCGTCCGAGTTGAAGGAGAGACTCAAGGGGTTGGTTTTAGGCGAGAACGCTTCGGCTTCTACTCCTAGCCCCGAGATAAAGTCCATTGTGCAGTATGCGAGGAGGGGATTGAAACTC GACTGGATCGAGAAAGAGCGGATTTCTGTCTTTCTTCGAGGTACTCGGAGCCATACTCCGATGATTATCGAAGCTTTCGAAAAGGGCGATATAAAAGTCGAAAAGCTACTCTGGATCTGTGTCATTCGATGCGTTGTACAGTCTTCGCCTTCCTTGGGTGGAAATTCGGCCGCACCCGCCGTAGTGGGGAAATGGCGAAAATCAGAAGCCCGATCATTCATCGGCTCTCTTTCATTCGAGCCCGAGCCCGACTCCCCATTTCCCCCTCTGGATACACGAACCATCCAACGCACTGCTCAGCTCTTGTACACTTTTGATGCAAGCGCGAGATTAGCCGAAGTACTGTACCTGTTTGGTGGGGAGGTTGGGAAGGCTGTGAGGATGTTCAGTGGTAGGGCTGCCCATTCTCAGCCCCAGGAGCGGGTAGACGAGAAAGCATGGGAGCTGGTATGTGATGAGATTGAAGAGGATGTTTGGGCGCATGAGCCCGATAAGATCAAGCAGAAAGCAAAGAAGAAAGCAAAGGCTGGTGGTAGACCTGCTCCTGCTAGTGGAAAGAGTATGGGATTTAATGTTCTGGCATCCTTAGGAAGTGAATGA
- a CDS encoding ER-derived vesicles protein ERV14: MIGAGWLFLFAVLMAAGLLFTMVFFIIMFSDLECDYINPIDLCNKLNAFVLPEMGAHAFLTFLFLVSFQWIALLLNLPLVAFNVNKVRQNSHTYDATEIFRTLSQHKKESFIKLGFYLLSFFYYLYRMILALISGKFKHSSRPHPRPHRMLTSCLFIE; encoded by the exons ATGATTGGCGCAG GATGGCTGTTCTTGTTCGCGGTTCTCATGGCCGCCGGGCTTCTTTTCACGATGGTCTTTTTC ATCATTATGTTCTCCGATCTGGAGTGCGATTATATTAACCCTATTGATTTGTGCAATAAGCTTAACGCT TTTGTCCTCCCTGAAATGGGTGCACACGCCTTCCTTACATTCCTCTTTCTCGTATCGTTTCAATGGATCGCACTGCTACTCAACTTACCACTCGTGGCTTTCAACGTCAATAA AGTGCGACAAAACTCTCATACATACGACGCGACAGAAATATTCCGCACGCTTTCACAGCACAAAAAAGAATCATTCATTAAACTTGGGTTTTACCTTTTATCCTTCTTCTACTACCTCTACCG CATGATTCTCGCCCTTATCTCAGGCAAGTTTAAACATAGTTCTcgcccgcaccctcgacCTCACAGAATGCTGACGTCATGCCTCTTTATAGaataa